Within Thiomicrospira sp. XS5, the genomic segment CACCCAATACCTGAACGAACACCTGCGCCGAGGTTGGTTGTTGGGCCACGCCGCTGGCTTGCAACTGAACGGCCACGGCCTCGCGATTGCCGGCCTGTCCGGCGGTGGGAAATCAACTTTGATGCTGCATTTATTGGAAAACGGCAAACACTTCATCAGCAATGACCGTTTGTTGTTCGCCGACTCGACAATCACCGAATCGGCCAGGCCTGGTGAATTATGGATGCGCGGCATTCCAAAACAACCGCGCATCAACCCCGGCACCATCGTTCACAATCCGCGGCTGCACGCTTTGATTCCGGCCGAACGACGCACCGAATTACTGCAACTACCCCGCGAAGAACTGCGCCAACTGGAAGAAAAATACGATGCCGACGTCAACCGGCTCTACCACCCGAACTGCTTCAAAGCCGAAAGCCCTTTGAGTGCGTTGGTCATTCTCAACTGGCAGCCCGGCTCCGCCGAGGCCACGCGCCTGACCGAAACCACCCTGAACGACAGCCCGCATCTGTTGCCGGCCATTATCAAAAGCCCCGGTCCTTTCTATGCCGACCGCCAAAATGTGTTCCTGCCGAATCAAATCGAACCGGACACCGCGCCTTACCTGGCCATGTTAGGCGATTTGCCGTGCTGGGAATTGAATGGCAACGTCGATTTTGCCGCCGCCGTCCGTTTGGTCGAAGACGCCGCCCGCCGTCAATAACGGCGCTTAACCGAAGCGAACCGCCTTGAAGAAGTGCATTTGCGCCATCGCCAGTTCCTGATAAGAATCGCCGACAATCGCCACCATCGCCCCTTTGACCGGAATCATCTGCCCCTGGAAACCGGAGCGATTAAACGCCTGCATGGTGGTGAGCTGTTTGCCCGGCAGCACAATAATGGTCACCGGCCCGGCTTCTTCCTGCAACACCAGGTGCAATCCTTTCTGACCGTTCACCTCGCACTCTCCGGCATAACTCATGAAGTCCACCGGCTTGTCCAACACCGCCCCCACCTTGGCAAACAATTTCTGCAAAGAAGCTTCATCTTGATCCAACGGTTGCGCTTTCATCAAGTCCGGCGCTTCCCGAGCGTGGTCAATAATGTGATCCACCACGGCCTGTTCCAGCAAGCCTTCCTGTGCACTCGCCACGGAATGTTCGGCTGAACCGGTTCCCGGCTGTAACGGCCACTGCCAAATCGCAAAAACCGCTACCAAGGCAAACGACGCCGCAAATGCCGTCAAGTTCCCGAACCAGCCACCATCGTTTTGTGGTGGCTCTTCGAAACGGTTTTTTAAGAGAATACGCTCTTCCAGCCCTTCCGGCGGCGTCACCCGCATTGCCTGCTTCAATTCCCCTTCAAAGGCTTTTTGTGCCTTAACGTCGGCCGCTTTGTCGGGATGTTCGGCCAAATAAGCTTGCATCGCCTCGTCCAATTGGTTCGGCGACTCCAACAGTCTGCGTCGAAATTCCAGTTCGGTCATGTGCGATTTCCTTTCAAACCGACCGTCGCAGACGGCCGTTCCAATTGTTGTTTGAGTTGCTGCCGGGCCCGGAACAAGCGGGTGTTGACCGTCGCCAGTTTCAGTCCGAGTTGGTCGGCGATTTCATCGCCGCTGAACCCCCACAATACCTGTAACAACAAAGGTTCCTTAAATTGTGCATCCAGCGACAGTATGGCCTGGTACAGCGCCTGTCGTTCCATTTGCCGTTCCGGCTCCCGATCGGTGCTGTCGGCGATCATCGCCTCTTCCATCGCCACCCACTCCGGCGATTGCTTTTCAAAACGACGGGCATTTTCACGGCGCAGAATCGTCATCAGCCAGGCCTTGGCAGCTTGCTCGTCCTGCAACTTGTCCAAGGCTTTCCAGGCACGGGAAAAGGTTTCCTGCACCAAATCCTCGGCCACATTCGCGTCCTTACTCATCCAAAACGCATAGCGGTACAAGTCTTTGGCGTAAGCGCGGACCAATTGATCAAAAAACAGCGTTTTATTTGACATTCGATTCCATTCCGTTGGATTCCCTTTTCTCCCCCTGTTTAAACCAGAGGTTCCTTAATAAGACCGCCCTTTCCTCGATTTGTTTCAAACCCGTTTGAAATAATCGCGCCTCAAGCCGCTTTCGGCTTCACCATCATCTGGTGCACCACCGAGGCATTGAAAATCAGAATGAACCAGAGCAGATATAGCCACAGCAAAAACAACGGAATCACCGCGAACGCGCCGTAAATCAGGTTATAGGTCGGAAACCATTTCACATACAGCCCAAAGCCGTATTTCAGCAATTCCAATTCAAAGGTGGCTAAAATCGCCCCAACCAGCGCATAACGCCAAGGCACGCGATGCAGTGGCACGAAACGATATAAGAACCAGAAACCGATCACATTGATTAGAATCGGCAATTGATTCAAAAGCACAGCTTCCAGCGGCACGCCCGACAAGACGGGCGCCGCCAGTAACACCGAACTCAACACCAGGCTGCCGCCAAGCAACACCGGCCCTACCACACTGATGCCGATGTAATGCAATAAACTCACCCACCAACTGCGTTGCAAGTGCTTGTCCCACATGGCATTAATTTTTTGGTCGATGGTCCACAACAGCAACAAAGCAATCACCAGCATGCTGAAGATGCCGATGCCGTGCAACTTACTCGCCTGCTGCGAAAACTGGAGCAGGTAGGATTCCACCATCGGCGTCGAGGCCGGTAACAGATAATGGAACACCTTGTCCATCACCGCCTCTTCGAAAGCTTGAAAACTGTCCGACATCGAAAACACGCTGAGCATGATGGTCAGGAATGGCACCAACCCGACCAAGGAGGCATAGGCCAAAACCGTCACCGCATCCAAACCGTCCTTGCGGATGAAATTCTGAACCGCCTGAATCCAAAAGGCGATTTTATACAAACGGTTTTCCGTTTCGGCCATGTGTTAATTCCTTAAAAAACGTCGTGAAATCAGGCTTTTGACGCACCAACAATTTCACATATCATCATTAATTTTTTTAAATTGCTTCTGAAAATTCATTCTATCAAAATACCCGCTATGTATAAGAATTCTAGCAATTTCATTCACTTTCTGGTCATCGGCTACAGCCTGGTCATTATTTTGGTGGCGATCTCTTCCGGCATTTTTTTCAACTACGAAAATAAAATCGCCCAAGCCTTTGAAACCCATCAAGAAAACACCGCTTACCAGAGCAACTTGGATGCTCTGTTCAATGCCGCCACTCAACGCAGTATCCTGATGGTTCGCATGATCAATGCCGAAGACCCGTTTGAAATTGATGCGCTTCACATGGACATGTTCCGCTACGAGCAAATTGTCATCCAGAACCTGAGCACGTTGCGTGAGAATGCGTTCGCCCCCTCGCAGATTGATATCATCGAAGATGCCGGCCAGATCATGACCCGAAATCGTCGGTTTCAGGAAACCGTTTACAGCCTGTTGATGGACGACCAAAAAGACGCCGCACTCAAACAACTGGTGGATGTCACTCTGCCGCTTCAAAAGCAAGTCATCAGCACCTTGAACCGCTTGGAAGCGGATTACCAAGCCGCTTCACAGCGTTCCGAAGCCAATTTTGCCACCATCTTGGCGGATATGCGTAGCATGATTTTGTGGGTCGCAGTCCCCATTATCATCAGTTTGTTGATCATCGCGCTGTTGACCATTGACCAACTCAAACGCTACGCGCGGAATCAAGACGCCCTACGCGACCACCTGGAAGAACGCGTGCACCAGCGCACCCATGAGCTGTTGCTGGACCGCAACCTCATGCAAAACCTGAACGAAGCCATCGGCATCTTCAACGAAGAAGGGCAATTGCAGATCAGCAACAAAAAGCTCACCGAAATCCGATTGGCGAGTGACCTGGCCGAGACCCTACTGGTTTGGGATATGCTGGAAAAGGCCTTTCACGAACTTAACCTCCCCGCCATCCAAGAACATCTTGCCGTTCATAAATCTTGGCGCGGAGAAGCCGCTGTCCACCACTATCGTGATCAATACATGATGATTGACATTAACAAGCTGCAAGACAAAAGCTTACCGGACAGTTATTACTCCATCATCCTGACCGACATTACCGAGCTGAAAAACATTCAAAACCAATTGTCCTATACCGCCAACTACGATGTGGTGACCCACCTGCCAAACCGTTACTCCTTCAATCATCAAATCCAGGACATGATTGAAAACCGTGGTGACGCAGCCTTCCACCTTTACTACATCGATCTCAACGACTTCAAATGGGTCAACGACCATTTAGGACACACCATCGGCGACGAATTCCTCTGGCACGTTGGCCAGGGGTTCAAAGAGGCGGTTCCGGAAGGTGAGTTTCTGGCGCGCCTCGGCGGCGACGAGTTCGCGGTATTGGTCACTTCGCTCCACAGCCCGACCGAATTGGCGGAATTAGCCAACCAACTGTTCTTGAAAGTGAAGAAAATCAACCACATTCACCACTCCAACCACGAAGTCAGTTGCAGCATCGGCATCGCCTCTTATCCACAGCACGGTGACACGCCGGAAGCCCTGATCAGACATGCCGACTACGCCATGTACACCGCCAAAAAAGTGCAGCACACTCCTTACTGCCTATTCTCGAAAGACATGCGCCAGCAACTCAGCTATCTGCACGAAATCGAAGAAAGCTTGCACCGAGCGGTGCGAGAAAAAGAATTCCAAGTGCATTACCAGCCGCAATACAGTCTGCACTCCCTGAAGTTGGTCGGTGCCGAAGCCTTGGTACGCTGGCCAAGAAGCGACCGCATGGTTTCGCCGGGCGAATTCATCCCGCTCGCGGAAAAATTCGGCCTCATCAGCGCCATCGGCGAATTCGTGTTCGAGACCGCCGCGCGCCAGCTCCAGGCCTGGGCACATTGCAAAATCGAATTGCCTCGGGTTGCGGTTAACACCTCCTCCACCCAACTGCTGGCCGGTAATTTTGGCGACATAGTGGAGCGCATTTTGCAAGAACACCAGCTCACCGCCAGCCGCATCGATATAGAGGTCACCGAATCGGTGATGATGAAGAACATAGAGCGCAACGGCAACAACGAAAACGCCAACTGCCTGAGCACTCTTCAGGAAAAAGGGCTGGAAATTTCCATCGACGATTTCGGCACCGGCTATTCGTCCCTGTCGTACATCAAGCACTTGAATGTGGACCGCATCAAAATCGACAAAAGCTTTATCGACGACATCGAATTCAATAAAGAAGCGCGCTCCATCGTCCGCGCCATTATCAAGATGGGCCACAGCCTGGGCATGAAAGTGCTGGCCGAGGGCATTGAAACCCCCAACCAATTGGATATTCTCAAGGCGCTGGAATGCGACGAAGGCCAGGGGTACTTATTCAGTAAACCGCTGGATGCCGCCAAATTCGAAATGAAGTGTCTATCGGCCTAAACCAAAGCTTTACTCGAATCGTAATCACACGACCGGGCGCAACACTTGGCGATCAATCAAGTCCTGCAATACCGAGTGGGCAAAACCTTCCAGGTCAGACACCGGAACCTGCAACGCCTCGGCCAAACTCTGCAATACGGTTCGGGCCGTCGACCTCTCGGCGATTTCAACGTCGTCCGGATTCGCCAAACGTTGGATGAACTCGTATAACACCGGCGATAACACCATAAACTGAATAGCATCGTCTGCATCCCGGTACACCAACAGCGTGGTGACCATTTCCGGTGGCACCTCAGGCATGACCTCCGGTCCCAGTTCATGCACCGGCCAATCATAGGCCAAAGGCCACGCCACCGGTGACAACTCGTACACTGCGTCTAAATCGGCCGTCAGGCCTGGCGGATTGTTAAAACCGTCGGCTTCATCCACCGATAAGGCCAGTTCCACCCACTCGTAATGCGCCAACGGCAACATAAACGCCGGGTCCTGCGGCTGAGGCTCATACCCTTGTTGCAGGAACACTAAAAACTCTTCGCCCAGCTCGTGAAACAACGGTGTTCGGGCCCGGTGTTTTTGCATATACTCGCGCACCAGCTCGGCCCACCGCGTTTCACCGACCACCGACTTCAACACCGGAAACAATTTGGAAAAGAAATCCTGCACATTATTGAAAAACAAATCCTCGTAAGCTTTCCAGCGCCGTTCTTCAATCGGCAAGGTCGGATCCACCTCGGTTTCCGCCAGGCCTGGTGACTTCTCGGCCAAATCACCAGTAGCATCCGCCGTTCCTTGCGGGTCACGTATACGTGCCGCGAAACGATATTGCATTTTCTGAAAGTCCGGCAATGCCTGCCAATCCTGTTCGTCCATCAGCCTTCCTTCCTAACGTGTTCCGCCGGGCCATTGGCAGCGGATTTTGTGACCGCTTTTGCCTGTGCGGTTCGAATCTGTGCCACTTCCTGCATCAGTTCCGCCAACGGCGGAATATTGAAATCCCGTTCCAACAAGGTGGGAAAAACACCCTGCTGAGCATAGGTTTCATCCAGCAAATCCCAGACCGCCTGCTTGACGTCCTGACCGTGGGTATCGATTTTCAAATCCTCAGCTTCGTCGAAATGCCCGGCCATGTGGAAATACATCATCCGTTCGGTCGGCATTTGCCGCATGAACTCTCGCGCATCGTAACGATGGTTGATGCTGTTGACGTAGGTGTTGTTAACGTCGAACAAGAGCCCACAATCGGCTTCCGACACCACCGCATTAATGAACTCGGCTTCGGTCAGCTCATTGCTCGGCATGGCGTAAAATGACACGTTTTCCACGCCGATGGGCCTTTCCAACAAATCCTGTACCCGTTTGATACGGTCGGCCACGTAATGCACCGCCTCTTCGGTAAACGGAATCGGCATCAGGTCATACATGTGGCCGGAATCGCCACAATAGCTTAAGTGCTCGGTGTACACGCGGACATGATGTTGTTCGAAAAACGCTTTAAGTTCCAGCACATAAGCCTCGTCGAGCGGATGCGGGCCGCCCAAGTCGAGCGACAAACCGTGACAGGCAAACGGATAACGCTCGGTCAATTGGCGCAATGCACGGCCTTGACGCCCACCGAATCGCAGCCAGTTTTCCGGTGCGATTTCGAGAAAATCGATGTCGAAATCCGGGTCGGCGAGAATTTCGTCGAAAAAGTCGCGACGCAACCCCAAGCCGACGCCCTGCAAAGCGGGTTCAAATCGTAAACTCATCCACACTTCCTTACACAAATCATTAAAGACTCATTCATCTTAAAATAAAAAGCCGCTCAAATGGGCGGCTTTTTGGGTCAGGCGTTACGGGGCCATCATTTCATGCCGCCGCACTTGCCTTCACCGCATTTACCTTCCATGGCCGGTTTGGGTTGCTTGGGCTGACCACCACATTTACCTTCGCCGCATTTGCCCTCACCACATTTACCTTCCGGGTATTTTTGCGGTTGACCGCCGCACTTGCCTTCGCCACATTTGCCCTCGCCGCACTTACCTTCCGGCTCTTTACGGCCACCGCATTTACCTTCGGCGACCTGCTGATAGCCCCCGGCCATTTCCTTGAAGCCGAACGGGTTGTCAGACGCCAGAACGTTACCGGTCAAGGTGGCCGCAGTGGCGGCACCCGCCATCTTCAAAAAGTCTCTTCGATTTTGCTTAGACATATGCTTTACTCCTGTTGTTTTCATAAAAAACATTGTTGGTTCAAACACTTAAAAAACATTCATTTAGTAGACCCAGTTTACTCAACTTTATTTCTGCCATAAGTTGTTTTCTTCACTCATTTTTCCTATGGCCCAATAAAATTTCGCCAGGTCTTCACCGATTTGCGCTTTCAAAACCGGCAAGTCCCGCTCGGTTTTGTGCAGACTGCGCTGGGCATTGAGCAAGTCCAAAATATTGCGTCGTCCGGTCTGTAACCCTTGCTCGGTGGCTTTCAAGGCCGCCCGGTTCGACACCAACGCCGACTGCAAGGCCTTGGCCCGTGCCACGCCGGTCTGCAACCCCAGCCAGGCGTTTTTCGCTTCCGCTTCCAGCTTCAATTGCTGTTCGCGTTTTTGCGCCAAGCGTTTTTGCGACTGATGCCGGGCTTTGGACACCGACGACTCGGTGCGTCCGCCCAAGTACAACGGCACGGTCAATTGCACCCCGCCGCGGGCGCCTTCCATATCATCGTAGTAATGATTGCCGGAATCGTTGTACACCAAGGTGCCGAACGCATCCAGTTGGAAGGTATCCTTGTTTTTGCGGTATTCCGCCTCGTTGCGCAGCGCATCGGCGGAGGCCTGCAACGCAAACAGGCTCGGATGATGCGACACCAATTCCGACCAGGCCTGGCGATTTTGTGCAT encodes:
- a CDS encoding HprK-related kinase B → MPLNLVQQIRQFQESTPLQPQRLSLSLPGWTLAIESNSKTLLTTLQHYFGDLLSESSAQADQTITAYETDQFLNQGLHWEDWKRETGKTGRKDAFLDFDNGLEAQRFIYKVKTGMLFWQRHDQPMAFGPTESHPNQIINFILTQYLNEHLRRGWLLGHAAGLQLNGHGLAIAGLSGGGKSTLMLHLLENGKHFISNDRLLFADSTITESARPGELWMRGIPKQPRINPGTIVHNPRLHALIPAERRTELLQLPREELRQLEEKYDADVNRLYHPNCFKAESPLSALVILNWQPGSAEATRLTETTLNDSPHLLPAIIKSPGPFYADRQNVFLPNQIEPDTAPYLAMLGDLPCWELNGNVDFAAAVRLVEDAARRQ
- a CDS encoding DUF3379 family protein translates to MTELEFRRRLLESPNQLDEAMQAYLAEHPDKAADVKAQKAFEGELKQAMRVTPPEGLEERILLKNRFEEPPQNDGGWFGNLTAFAASFALVAVFAIWQWPLQPGTGSAEHSVASAQEGLLEQAVVDHIIDHAREAPDLMKAQPLDQDEASLQKLFAKVGAVLDKPVDFMSYAGECEVNGQKGLHLVLQEEAGPVTIIVLPGKQLTTMQAFNRSGFQGQMIPVKGAMVAIVGDSYQELAMAQMHFFKAVRFG
- a CDS encoding YihY family inner membrane protein, whose translation is MAETENRLYKIAFWIQAVQNFIRKDGLDAVTVLAYASLVGLVPFLTIMLSVFSMSDSFQAFEEAVMDKVFHYLLPASTPMVESYLLQFSQQASKLHGIGIFSMLVIALLLLWTIDQKINAMWDKHLQRSWWVSLLHYIGISVVGPVLLGGSLVLSSVLLAAPVLSGVPLEAVLLNQLPILINVIGFWFLYRFVPLHRVPWRYALVGAILATFELELLKYGFGLYVKWFPTYNLIYGAFAVIPLFLLWLYLLWFILIFNASVVHQMMVKPKAA
- a CDS encoding bifunctional diguanylate cyclase/phosphodiesterase, whose product is MYKNSSNFIHFLVIGYSLVIILVAISSGIFFNYENKIAQAFETHQENTAYQSNLDALFNAATQRSILMVRMINAEDPFEIDALHMDMFRYEQIVIQNLSTLRENAFAPSQIDIIEDAGQIMTRNRRFQETVYSLLMDDQKDAALKQLVDVTLPLQKQVISTLNRLEADYQAASQRSEANFATILADMRSMILWVAVPIIISLLIIALLTIDQLKRYARNQDALRDHLEERVHQRTHELLLDRNLMQNLNEAIGIFNEEGQLQISNKKLTEIRLASDLAETLLVWDMLEKAFHELNLPAIQEHLAVHKSWRGEAAVHHYRDQYMMIDINKLQDKSLPDSYYSIILTDITELKNIQNQLSYTANYDVVTHLPNRYSFNHQIQDMIENRGDAAFHLYYIDLNDFKWVNDHLGHTIGDEFLWHVGQGFKEAVPEGEFLARLGGDEFAVLVTSLHSPTELAELANQLFLKVKKINHIHHSNHEVSCSIGIASYPQHGDTPEALIRHADYAMYTAKKVQHTPYCLFSKDMRQQLSYLHEIEESLHRAVREKEFQVHYQPQYSLHSLKLVGAEALVRWPRSDRMVSPGEFIPLAEKFGLISAIGEFVFETAARQLQAWAHCKIELPRVAVNTSSTQLLAGNFGDIVERILQEHQLTASRIDIEVTESVMMKNIERNGNNENANCLSTLQEKGLEISIDDFGTGYSSLSYIKHLNVDRIKIDKSFIDDIEFNKEARSIVRAIIKMGHSLGMKVLAEGIETPNQLDILKALECDEGQGYLFSKPLDAAKFEMKCLSA
- a CDS encoding DUF2063 domain-containing protein, with product MDEQDWQALPDFQKMQYRFAARIRDPQGTADATGDLAEKSPGLAETEVDPTLPIEERRWKAYEDLFFNNVQDFFSKLFPVLKSVVGETRWAELVREYMQKHRARTPLFHELGEEFLVFLQQGYEPQPQDPAFMLPLAHYEWVELALSVDEADGFNNPPGLTADLDAVYELSPVAWPLAYDWPVHELGPEVMPEVPPEMVTTLLVYRDADDAIQFMVLSPVLYEFIQRLANPDDVEIAERSTARTVLQSLAEALQVPVSDLEGFAHSVLQDLIDRQVLRPVV
- a CDS encoding DUF692 domain-containing protein, whose product is MSLRFEPALQGVGLGLRRDFFDEILADPDFDIDFLEIAPENWLRFGGRQGRALRQLTERYPFACHGLSLDLGGPHPLDEAYVLELKAFFEQHHVRVYTEHLSYCGDSGHMYDLMPIPFTEEAVHYVADRIKRVQDLLERPIGVENVSFYAMPSNELTEAEFINAVVSEADCGLLFDVNNTYVNSINHRYDAREFMRQMPTERMMYFHMAGHFDEAEDLKIDTHGQDVKQAVWDLLDETYAQQGVFPTLLERDFNIPPLAELMQEVAQIRTAQAKAVTKSAANGPAEHVRKEG
- a CDS encoding twin-arginine translocation signal domain-containing protein, with the translated sequence MSKQNRRDFLKMAGAATAATLTGNVLASDNPFGFKEMAGGYQQVAEGKCGGRKEPEGKCGEGKCGEGKCGGQPQKYPEGKCGEGKCGEGKCGGQPKQPKPAMEGKCGEGKCGGMK